TTTGAAACATGGGGACCTCCCCTTGGCCAAGAGGCCTCTTTGATGGTCACTGCGTGGGCAGGCATTATTTGTCAgggcttttccttctccccttctaTTGACTTTTTGCTTGGTTCTCCTGCCAGGGGTCAGCCAGGGCTTTGGCTGGACTTTGCTGAAAGTCCACCTGTAACAGCTGGTTCTGGGTGCTGACACTCTGCCCTGCCCCTAAGATATAAGGGGATTGAGAGCAGGGTGAGCAGCCCAGTCAGGTGTGTGGTGACAGGGCTGGGGTGACATGGAGGagcctgtccccagccaggACACCATGCTGAGGGACACAGAGCCCTCCAACACCATCAAGCTGCTGcacctgcttttcctctccacctcctGGGGAATGCAGATCTGGGTGACCTTTGTGGCTGGTAGGTTTGAGATCCATGCATGAGACTCTCTGCTTGGGGTGGagtggggggggaaaaaagcccaggGGGAGGAGGCTTTTCCTCAGGACCTACCCACTTTTCCCTCTTGCAGGGTTTGTGATGGGCACCCACCTCCCTCGCCACACCTTCGGCTTGATCCAGCGCAAGCTCTTCCCCTACTACTTCCACATCCTCTCAGCTTGTGCCTTCCTCAACCTGACCCTCTTTGCCATGCACCTCCCCAGCGAGGTGCTCAGAAAGGAGCAAGCAACCCAGGTAGCCTCCTGCTTGAAAAGCCAagctgccccccaccccaaatcccTCCCTCCACGGGGGTTCGTGCTTGGCTTACCTCTAGCGAGGCTGCTTGGCAAACGATGGCAGAGCCCACGTGTGGCTCTGGTTAAAAACAACCAGTGAGCCCCTAGATTGCAGTCAGATTTTACTGTGAGAAGGGGAGAAATTCAACCTACTAGAGGTGCAAGATACTCACTGTGGGTGTTGCTCCCCTGCAGATCATCATCTTCTTCGTTTGCGTCGCTGCTTCAGTGCTGAACACGCAGTGGTTCGGGAGGGTCACCTCTGAGATGGTGGCAGACATGCACCTCATAGAGAGCAGCCACGGCCTGGGCCAGGAGGTTGGGCTGCTGGCTAGCAAGTCCCACAGGCAGCTGTGTGCCTCCAACCCCAAGTAccagcagctgtgccagcagtTCAGCCTCTACCACACTCTGTCCTCCATCTGCAACCTCTGCTGCATTGCCTGCAATGGTCTGAGCCTGTACCACCTGGCTGCCCAGCTCTCTGCCCTCTGAGAGCAGGACACAGGCTCTGGGAGAAGGGAACcatcctgctgcctggctgTAAACTTCAGAGATTAATTTCCAGCATCCTCCGTTCGTGCCTGGTGCAGAAATATGGGAATGGTGAAGAGAAATCCAGCTCTGGAGTAAGAAAAGTCCTCCACGATCCAAGCAGAAGCATTTCTGGCTGAACAGCTTCTTAGTGCTCTGTGCACTAGATGTGTCTAACAGGGCCATGTATTTCTGCAACCCCAGAAAGAttgcagaagagagagaaatgggagCTTTAgaattacttttaattaaatgctgACATAGAGAAGCACAGAAGACCTTTTATGTTGGCTTTACCAGTCAGTGTAATGGATAAGGTTATGGTTGGTTTTTGGATGACCCACTGTTATCTTCTTGGAGTATTTCATgaggtgagaaaaaaatactgtctcaTTTATTAGGCAGAAGTCAGTCTCCTTAAAATAGACATGTTTATTTCCAGGTGATCAGTAAGGTAGCAAAAGGGGCAGTAAAACACAGGGCTCTGAACAAAGAGCTCTGCTTTaccctggccagcagcagagTCAAGtggtgaaaaagcagcagctgcttaaTCCCAGGCAGGAACCTGAGAGCATCCATCCTGCTGCACCAGGCAGGGATTGCCCCAGAGCACTGTTGTTCAACCCCAGCAACTACAGCCCACCTCGGAGGCAATCAGGGATTTTTCACAGGTACCTAAGTaccttcccagctgctgttgCTTCAAACTGCAGCCAGTGCTTGGCACTGCTTCAGGTTCCTTGCAAAATCCCATGCAGCCTATCATAGAGGAGGCCTCCTGCAAGCCAGCTGGATGGCTTTTTAAACAATTAATCCCCTCTTGTAAGCCCTTCATTCTCCTCTGCTGTTTTCCTGGAAGTTTCCCCATGTGCCAAGATTATTTCTCCCCTGAAGTGCACAGGGTGGTTTTTGTTCAAGCAGAAGTTTGCAGCCTGGGATAACAAACTGCAGCCTCTCACATGGACTCCTCATTACCTTCTGGCTCATTGTAGTCGATGCACCTTCTTGCCCAAGAAGTATTTCTTAGAGAAAGCAGATTGCTTTACAAATGCCAGAACAGTTGGGGTCCCAGCCTTTACAAAATACCTGCAAAGATTAAAAGGAGTCTTTTGGCTTCCTTGAAGCTGGCCAAGTGAGTGACTTCCACCCAGACTGACCTCCCCCAGGCCACTGACAaggttttttttgctgatgaGCAGAGCCTTTTGTAGCTACACAGATCTGAGGAGGAACGTTTATCAATCAGCTCTTCTCCCAGCagctatttttaattcaaacagTGGTTATCCTCCCTCTGGAAAGAGGTTTCTTTCACAAACTGCCTTTATAGACTGAAATATGAAGGTTAATGCACACTGCTGAGTTTTATGGAGATAGTTCAGCCAGCAGAGCCCTCAGCAGTGGCCCTGGAGCCCTGCTCCCACTGTGACAGCCTCAGCCACCAGCTTTGAGATGGTGCAAGTTAATAGCATAGGCATTTTATGCTAAGTTTTTGGCTTTACAAACAGCAAATTCTTCTCTCTGAATAACTGCACAACACTTTAAGGTCAGTTTCAGAGTGAAATTGTGCTGCATGCTGTGCCGAGGCTGCTCCCACAGCATTATTAACAGTGAGCACATTGTTAACCTTCAACATGCTCCCTTTaaatgctgctgcttgttttttaatttttaagtagcACTGTGTAGATGGGATCTGAAACAGCCCTTTTGTGTAAGCCCAACTCCCCATTTCCATCCAATCCTGAAAAGAGCTGTTcatttttggggaaaaaaacccctaaataGGTAAGTCACTAAAGCCAGGCACAAAATTCACAATGCTTCACATCTTCAGGAGTTAGGACTGCTAAAATCCAAGAGTTAGGAATCTTAGATCAGAGAACAAACTGCACTCAAAGCCCAAAGCTTGTACTTTTTGCCTTTGTGCTCTCTCTGGACATGAACAGGTACAGCCTCACCTTTGGTGTTGCAGCACTTGCAGCAATGTGTGTTCTGGGTTTAGCTCAtacatttctgctctttcttcatcttcaaaataaagctgaaaaaaattgggaaggttattaaatatttaaggtAGGCAAACCACCAAGCTGTTGCAGGTCCTATTACAGCACACCAGATACTTACTACAGGTTTATTAAACTTCTGTACCTTGAACTGACAATGCTGGATACTAATTTCCCTAATGCAGAAACTGCTTTGTGTAGATGCCAGCTCTTCCCTGTATAAACCAGTTCAGCTTCTTATGGCAGTGGCAGACAGAAGGCAAAACACCCTGGCTATTGCTGTGCCTTACAGGGAAGCATTCCAAGTCTAAGGGCTGCTTTTTAAGGGGTGAAATGTAGCAACAGGATGAGCTAAACTGAACAGATTTAAGAGAGATTCAAATCCAGCAGCTGTGCCTTAGACtgtacatgcacacacaggcaCAACCCAAGGTTTTAATCAGGTAAAGTACACAGGCACTGTCCTTTTGGACCTGTCTGCTCACTGCAGTAAGGGCTGAGCTGTTGCCAGGCTGGAAAATTAAACATGTCTATGTACAGCTTCTGAAAAGTTCTCCAGACCTGCTGCAATTCCACCTCTGCTGAAGTCTCAACAGAAATATATTGTTTTGGTGGGATTCAGTGTTTAAGCCTCTCAAGCTGGttgtgaaaataacatttttttcactgttttttcatGCATATTGAGCAATTTCATAACAATGCAGTTATAAAACCAGACAGCCGACCAGCTTGATGGtctcaattttaattttcaaaggtGGGAATCTAAGTAGTATCTGTGAATACAATGTAAATGGCAGACCAAAAACCTTCAATTTTCATTGTGGCCACGTCATCACATctggaaaatgttatttatgtAATGAATGTGGGTCTCCAAATCTCTATTTTTCATCTGCATCTGACAGAAGTGTAACCATGCCATTGTTTTCAGAAACTCAAAGCCATTTAATCTCACTccagaaaccaaaaaacaacccccagcaCAACCACCctgaagaaacagaagtcaAACTTCTCACCTCAAGATTGCTGGGaaggtattttctttctaaatccCAAGGAGGCAACTCAGCAAACATCACCATTAAGTGATCAATAAACCTAAAAGCCAAAATACACTTGGTTAGCCTAGATGAAGTCTTCAGCTTCAATAATTTGTACAGTTGCCTTGGAACAATGGTAAAAATACATTAGCAGATTAGACAAGAGGCTTGAAAGTAATTTAGATCACTTTTAAGTTCTTCCCTTCAACTCAGCACCTTCCCAATGAGACCAAAGCCCTGCTGTAACCCAGGCCATTGGTTTAAAATTTGAGCAGCAcaacagcaaattatttttaaattcttattttcacactgaaaaagaTGCCAAAATAAACACCCTGCATTTTGTCTAAAATTGATTTTGCTTCTGCATGGCCCTACCAGCACCATGCTTCATCAGATCAGAGTGCTCAGAATCTGTTTGTATGTCAGAGGATTGTTTATTTTGGTCCTTCAGGAAGAGCTGATGGCCCATTTATTTTAAGCACCCATTTGCACTTCCTTTGGTTGTGAGAAGGTGTAGCAAACTCAGTTGTGTAAGAACCACGACTTTACTGATCTGCCtgcactgtaattttaaatCCTACCTTCCCACAAAAAAGTTACAAATCCCAAGTTTAATGTTGGAAGATGAGAAACTGAAGgcagcatcaggaaaagtgGAATTCCCACCTTGCCAGTGACTTGCTCACAGTCTGAAAGCTCTGAGGCACTTTCAGCCAGGCCTACTCTAAGCCCAACAGAAAACTATAAGGTGGTGGTTATAAGAGAACCCTTTTGgaagattttttaataatttttaagttcAATCCTCCTTTCAAGACCCCATAATTGGAGGGCTTTGAAACAGCACTTTGATGAACACCTAAAATCCAGGGTGGGTGGGCTGCTGGTGTCACTGGCCCCTGCTCAAAGCTTGCACTGCAAACCCCCTTAACCACACCCTGGCTGGATAGGATGTGTTTCCCTGTGCTATAAATCTGTGTGACATCAAGATTTTGCCctcattattttaaagcagcatttggaaatcacagaaaaaactCAGGTTGGGAAGGACTTCAGGAGGTGACCCAGAGCAACCTCCCGTGCAGGGAGCACAGGGTGAGCTGTGAAATGAGGAattctggagctgctgcagggtttCACTTGCTGTCTGCTGTCATCTACCCAAGCATCTCCTCTGCAAGAACCTTGCTGACTCTGCATTTACCTGGAGTTCTCATGAAAAGCTGCAATGAAGTCTGTTTGCTCGTGCTCAGGGTACAGAAAGAGGACAGGCCAGTTCAGGCTGCCCTCAGCATCCAAGTGCACCTTTGCTCCTGTGGCATTCTCAGAGTGGAAGCCATCTAAGGATATCTCAGCCAGGCCATCTGatatttcctcttcttcattTAAAGAAGGCTCGAGGACCAGCTTGATATTTCTTTCctggaggggaagaaggaaaaaaagagaaaaatccaaacACCACACCACAAGCCAAACAGGCACAGTGGGGAGAGtaagagcaaaaaataaacaggcaGTAAAATGATAAATTGTGTCATTAAAAAGTCAGCTCTTAAATATGCCATCAAAAGCCTTCCTACAGCAGACTCAGGTGACTGCTCTTCCCAGTAGaatccagcagctctgccagacaCCCTCACTGAAGATACGAGAAGTGGTGGGAATCCAGGAGTCTGCATGCCAAGAGAAGAGCCTGAAAACACGTGGGGAAAAGGATGCACCTGAAATTCTGTTCTTTGGAACTTAGCAGGCTTAACTTCAGGGTGCAACTACACCCATCAACTTCCAGAAAACTCAAGAAAACTCACTCTTTGGAAAGAAAGCTGCAGAAGAAGAGATTGGATTTACCTAATAGCCAAAAATGTTCTAACATAGCCCAAACATTGgctgaggaaaggagaggatCCAAGACTGATCCTCTCCTCCACCCTGCTGGATGGTTATTCCATCCTTACACTGAGGGAATGCCCATTaatagcaaataaaagaaatttcattGAGCCAGTGTGATGCTAcagcccagcagccacaggCAGCCCTCTTTGGATGCTCAGTCCATCTCCTTACACTGAGATTTTGCACTGGTTGTTACCTGAAACATGAAAACCTGGAAGCTGGGGCTAAAGCCACACAGATGAGGAGAATCATTCATTTTTTTGGCTCTAGCTCTCAAAAGCCTGTGTATGAGAAAAACCTCCTACAGACAAATGAGAGAGctcaaaacccaaccaaacaataaaacaaagcaCCCAAACCCCCTCACTGACCCACCTTTATTGCTGCAAGCAGGATCTCCTTTTgacactgctttttcttctccattgcCTTTGCTTTCCTCACATCCCGCTCCTCAGCTCGCTGTAAAAAAAGGTTGCACCCTGGTCACACACAGCAAAGTCAATGCCCAACACCCTGCCAGACAGTggagaaagcagctgagacCTCCAGAATCTCCCCCCCACCAGCTCTTTCCCCTACACACCTCAACACCCCCCCCACAAAGCCACTACTCATTTCTGTTGGGGACTTTTGTATTACACACAAACTTGGAGCACTCTTCAACCAAGAGCCCCAGAGTGCTGCTTGAGAGAAACCAGGTGAGAGACAGGCATTGTAGTTGCTCGACTGCCTTGATATTTACCTTCAGTCTGTCAGCTTTAGCTCTTATTTCCAcaagctttttctcttttgaatcTATCTGCAAGCCCTCCTCACACCATGCTATTGCTTCGGAGAAATTCTTTAGCTCCAGgtgacacagagctcctggaaggatAAAGATTTTAAGTTTCTAGTACTGGAGTCAGTTTATAACTCCTACACAAAGCAGTGGTTATGCAGACAGGGTTAGCCCTGGTGCTCTCAagaggcagggacagcagcacacACTGTTCTCTCTCTAAACTGAAGTTTAACTTCCAGCAGATCAGCTGAGAAGAAAACCTAAGATATTATTTCAGCAGTTCTTGTATCATTTGCTCATCCAGTCACAGGAATTAGCAGAATGATGCTAGAAGCAAAATATTATTGTTATAACTAACACACCTATATTTGTCttgtaaggaaaaataaaagtggcCATTTCCAGAGTGAGgaagagtggggaaagaaaccAAAGTGAGCCCCACAAATTAGCACTGTGGAAAATAACAAAAGTTATGATGTGCTCTACAGAAAGAGGTTTAATGCCTCCTTGACAAATACAGAAGGtgaaaagcaaagagcaaaaaGATAGCATTTTGACCAAAAATCAAAAGCTCTAAAGCAGAGCTCTATTTGGGAgagaaacagcaacaacaaaacaaaggaacagATCTGCTTGAATTTTCTGAAGTGAATGATGCTGCCCTTAAATGAAATAAGAAGATACACCCACAGTAGTTTAAAGTTTATAAACACTGTTATTTAACAGACAGAAACAGGGAAACAAAGCAACACCCAATGTCAGCCTGAGTCAGGGCTTGTAAGAATCACAGCACAGTAAGCAAACCAAACATGCACAAAGCTGTTCTGAAAGGATATTCCTTGTGCTCCACGTGCTAACACACTCTTTCACTTTACCTCTAATGATTGCTTTGAGGTGGGTGGGCTTCAGCTTTTTTGCTTGGATGGCATCATTGAGAGCAGAACGGTAGTTACCTGTGaagcaagcagagcagaagagttGTTAACCCTCAGAATCCTTCATTTACACTTTAAATCCAACCAGATCCACACAGCTTATATGGAGAGGCGTGtggaggaagaaagagcaaCCTAAGAGCCAGACCTGAAGGGACGGGCACCCAGGGCTGGGTTGagccccttcccatcccacacATCCCCTCACCCAGGTGGAACTGTGCAGCCCCCCGGTTTGTGTGCAGCACAGCGCTCAGCTCGGGCTCCTCACACTTCTTCTTCAGCCCCTCGGTGTAGGCAATgacagctttcctgtagtcccTCTCCTTGAAGTACTCATTCCCTTCGTTTTTGTACATCCTggccagctctgcagggcaaGAACAGGGATTcagatgggtgggtgggtgggtgagaTGCCCGGCTCCCCACGGGCTCTCCCCAGGCCGGGCTGTACCGGGAGGACGCCAGAACCcccccatcctcatcccccGGCTGCTCACCTGCGGGGCTCTTTTCCTCGTCGAAGAGCAGGGACTGCAGGCAGGCCAGATCGGGCTGCCGAGCCGCATCGATCTCAGCCGGGCACTGCTTCATGAACATGGGGAtggcctccagctcctgcagagacacagatagatagatagatagatagatagatagatagatagatagatagatagacgGACGTATGA
The sequence above is drawn from the Calypte anna isolate BGI_N300 chromosome 8, bCalAnn1_v1.p, whole genome shotgun sequence genome and encodes:
- the TTC4 gene encoding tetratricopeptide repeat protein 4 isoform X1, whose translation is MAEPSREGSSMAEAGPGGSGSRYRAAFNPDTWEQELEAIPMFMKQCPAEIDAARQPDLACLQSLLFDEEKSPAELARMYKNEGNEYFKERDYRKAVIAYTEGLKKKCEEPELSAVLHTNRGAAQFHLGNYRSALNDAIQAKKLKPTHLKAIIRGALCHLELKNFSEAIAWCEEGLQIDSKEKKLVEIRAKADRLKRAEERDVRKAKAMEKKKQCQKEILLAAIKERNIKLVLEPSLNEEEEISDGLAEISLDGFHSENATGAKVHLDAEGSLNWPVLFLYPEHEQTDFIAAFHENSRFIDHLMVMFAELPPWDLERKYLPSNLELYFEDEERAEMYELNPEHTLLQVLQHQRYFVKAGTPTVLAFVKQSAFSKKYFLGKKVHRLQ
- the TTC4 gene encoding tetratricopeptide repeat protein 4 isoform X2, with the protein product MAEPSREGSSMAEAGPGGSGSRYRAAFNPDTWEQELEAIPMFMKQCPAEIDAARQPDLACLQSLLFDEEKSPAELARMYKNEGNEYFKERDYRKAVIAYTEGLKKKCNYRSALNDAIQAKKLKPTHLKAIIRGALCHLELKNFSEAIAWCEEGLQIDSKEKKLVEIRAKADRLKRAEERDVRKAKAMEKKKQCQKEILLAAIKERNIKLVLEPSLNEEEEISDGLAEISLDGFHSENATGAKVHLDAEGSLNWPVLFLYPEHEQTDFIAAFHENSRFIDHLMVMFAELPPWDLERKYLPSNLELYFEDEERAEMYELNPEHTLLQVLQHQRYFVKAGTPTVLAFVKQSAFSKKYFLGKKVHRLQ
- the TTC4 gene encoding tetratricopeptide repeat protein 4 isoform X3; this translates as MFMKQCPAEIDAARQPDLACLQSLLFDEEKSPAELARMYKNEGNEYFKERDYRKAVIAYTEGLKKKCEEPELSAVLHTNRGAAQFHLGNYRSALNDAIQAKKLKPTHLKAIIRGALCHLELKNFSEAIAWCEEGLQIDSKEKKLVEIRAKADRLKRAEERDVRKAKAMEKKKQCQKEILLAAIKERNIKLVLEPSLNEEEEISDGLAEISLDGFHSENATGAKVHLDAEGSLNWPVLFLYPEHEQTDFIAAFHENSRFIDHLMVMFAELPPWDLERKYLPSNLELYFEDEERAEMYELNPEHTLLQVLQHQRYFVKAGTPTVLAFVKQSAFSKKYFLGKKVHRLQ
- the TMEM205 gene encoding transmembrane protein 205 translates to MEEPVPSQDTMLRDTEPSNTIKLLHLLFLSTSWGMQIWVTFVAGFVMGTHLPRHTFGLIQRKLFPYYFHILSACAFLNLTLFAMHLPSEVLRKEQATQIIIFFVCVAASVLNTQWFGRVTSEMVADMHLIESSHGLGQEVGLLASKSHRQLCASNPKYQQLCQQFSLYHTLSSICNLCCIACNGLSLYHLAAQLSAL